A single region of the Pararge aegeria chromosome 18, ilParAegt1.1, whole genome shotgun sequence genome encodes:
- the LOC120631638 gene encoding chorion class B protein B.L1-like: MKAILCVFLLAAAAVYGAEEKKNEKRGLLGLGYGGLGYGGLGYGGLGWSGGLGHGLYGGHGLGLYGGHGLGVAAAPIVSHSVAIPAPVISHSIAAAPILDHGLIGGHGLIGGHGLIGGHGLVGAPLLGLGHGWH; encoded by the exons ATGAAGgctatt CTGTGCGTATTCCTCCTGGCCGCGGCCGCAGTCTACGGCGCCGAAGAGAAAAAGAACGAGAAGCGCGGCCTGTTGGGGCTGGGCTACGGTGGGCTGGGCTACGGCGGGCTAGGCTACGGCGGCCTGGGCTGGTCCGGCGGACTCGGCCACGGGCTGTACGGCGGGCATGGGCTCGGCCTGTACGGCGGACACGGACTCGGCGTGGCCGCGGCGCCCATCGTCAGCCATAGCGTGGCTATCCCCGCGCCCGTCATCAGCCATAGCATCGCAGCCGCGCCCATACTCGACCACGGCCTCATCGGCGGGCACGGGCTCATCGGTGGCCACGGCCTCATCGGCGGCCACGGCCTGGTGGGGGCTCCCCTGCTGGGGCTCGGCCACGGCTGGCATTGA
- the LOC120631637 gene encoding LIM domain-binding protein 3-like, translated as MKVLIILALAALCAAAPQPRDKRSFGLQFGNNAAQYPTASLQSNSQHSTSYQTNSQHSTSLQVPYQQYQQYQPAVQPIYNVQQPLAQAQQVYNPVYTYPIRQQATYTPQVQTFNPVQTYRPVQTYKPVQTYTPTQTYTPTQTYTPVQQYVNSQAYTPIQTYTPVQTYTPVQSYTPSRTYTQTYAPVQSYNAAPLHLQGQAYGNTWKADPWC; from the exons ATGAAGGTTTTG ATCATCCTTGCGCTGGCAGCGCTTTGCGCAGCAGCACCGCAACCCCGCGACAAGCGCAGCTTCGGCCTGCAGTTCGGCAACAACGCCGCCCAGTACCCCACCGCGTCCCTGCAGTCCAACAGCCAGCACTCCACTTCGTACCAGACCAACAGCCAGCACTCCACGTCGCTGCAGGTGCCGTACCAGCAGTACCAACAGTACCAGCCGGCAGTGCAACCCATCTACAACGTCCAGCAGCCG CTCGCACAAGCACAGCAAGTGTACAACCCAGTCTACACCTACCCCATCAGACAGCAAGCTACTTACACTCCACAAGTGCAGACCTTCAACCCGGTTCAGACCTACAGACCAGTCCAGACCTACAAACCCGTCCAAACGTACACCCCTACTCAGACTTACACACCCACTCAGACTTACACACCGGTCCAACAATATGTGAATTCACAGGCTTACACCCCCATCCAGACTTACACCCCCGTCCAGACATACACCCCAGTACAGTCCTACACCCCGAGCAGAACGTACACGCAAACTTACGCCCCCGTGCAATCATACAACGCCGCGCCACTCCACTTGCAAGGACAAGCGTACGGCAACACCTGGAAGGCTGATCCTTGGTGCTGA
- the LOC120631639 gene encoding glycine-rich RNA-binding protein GRP2A-like, with protein sequence MKYLLCVILAAVALSAVSAGYIRSGWYPSGGYGGGYSSGYSGYGGYGGWGGGYSRPLVVSSSYSGYGGYGGGYGGGWSRGGWW encoded by the exons ATGAAATACCTC CTGTGCGTCATCCTCGCGGCCGTCGCCCTGAGCGCAGTGTCCGCCGGCTACATCCGCAGCGGCTGGTACCCCAGCGGCGGCTATGGCGGTGGCTACAGTAGCGGCTACAGCGGCTACGGTGGATATGGTGGCTGGGGCGGTGGCTATAGCCGTCCGTTGGTGGTGTCCTCCAGCTACAGTGGTTACGGCGGCTACGGTGGTGGCTACGGAGGTGGCTGGTCCCGAGGGGGCTGGTGGTAA
- the LOC120631803 gene encoding keratin-associated protein 6-2-like produces the protein MKYLLCVILAAVALSAVSAGYIRSGWYPSSGYGGGYGSGYSGGYSGYGGYGGWSGGYSRPLVVSSSYGGGYGGGWSRGGWW, from the exons atgaaatACCTT CTGTGCGTCATCCTCGCGGCCGTCGCCCTGAGCGCAGTGTCCGCCGGCTACATTCGCAGCGGCTGGTACCCCAGCAGCGGTTACGGTGGTGGCTACGGTAGCGGCTACAGCGGTGGCTACAGCGGATACGGCGGCTATGGTGGCTGGAGCGGTGGCTACAGCCGCCCGCTGGTGGTTTCATCCAGCTACGGCGGTGGCTACGGAGGTGGCTGGTCCCGAGGGGGCTGGTGGTAA